In one Musa acuminata AAA Group cultivar baxijiao chromosome BXJ2-5, Cavendish_Baxijiao_AAA, whole genome shotgun sequence genomic region, the following are encoded:
- the LOC135612762 gene encoding ABC transporter C family member 3-like isoform X6, translating into MLHLSSVPVNVILALLILYPQTGLASLIGLAATFIVMLINVPIAKLEQNYTEKIMESKDRRMKATTEILRNMRILKLQAWEMKFLSKIMELRKNEISWLWKIAYVSAAAIFLVSCSSIFVAVVAFGACILLRIPLGTGKVLTALATFRTLQNPIFAIPKTISMLVQTKVSLDRISSFLCLEDLQPNVVEKLPRCSSEVAIEVSNGNFMWDPSSKTPTLKDLNFQVLKGTRVAVCGTVGSGKSSLLSCILGEVTRISGTVKLCGTTAYVSQSPWIQSGSIRDNIIFGKEMDIDKYDRVLEACSLKKDLEIMPNGDQTVIGERGINLSGGQKQHVQIARAIYHDADIYMFDDPFSAVDAHTGSHLFKECLLGFLSSKTMVYVTHQVEFLPSADLILVIRDGRIVQAGKYNEIINSGTEFMELVGSHIDALAAHNMIKHTSNTSSDTIQGGPSASKSSVPVPQQAESKDPENGPSDEVRPRGQLVQEEEREKGKVGFLIYWRYITMTYKGALVLLILFCQILFQVLQICSNYWMALESPLSDDLEPPVSGSMLISVYVALAVGSSACILIRTLLLIIAGYKTATMLFNKMHACIFRAPMSFFDSTPTGRIFNRASTDQRGVDTYIPFQIGSFAFSIINLLGIILVMSQVAWPVLIIFIPVVATCIWYQVRSGLNMPFILRGLTCTLPGGKKIGIVGRTGSGKSTLVQTIFRIIDPTVGHIFIDGIDISTIGLHDLRSRLSIIPQDPIMFEGTVRNNLDPLEEYTDEQIWEALDCCQLGEEIRNKELKLDSEVTENGENWSVGQRQLVCLGRVILRKSKILVLDEATASVDTTTDIIIQKTLRQQFSESTVITVAHRITSVIDSDIVILLDNGVIVEIDSPTTLLETKSSLFAKLVSEYTTRFYDASRQ; encoded by the exons ATGCTTCATCTATCATCTGTCCCAGTAAATGTTATTCTGGCCTTGTTAATCTTATATCCTCAAACGGGGCTTGCTTCACTAATCGGCTTAGCGGCCACCTTTATTGTAATGTTGATTAATGTTCCCATAGCCAAGCTAGAACAGAATTACACAGAAAAGATTATGGAGTCTAAAGATCGTAGAATGAAGGCTACAACAGAGATCTTGAGGAATATGAGAATTCTCAAGCTTCAAGCTTGGGAAATGaagttcttatccaaaataatggaATTGAGGAAAAATGAGATAAGTTGGTTGTGGAAGATTGCTTATGTATCAGCTGCTGCAATTTTTCTCGTCTCCTGTTCATCAATTTTTGTAGCAGTAGTTGCCTTTGGAGCTTGCATACTTTTGAGGATACCATTGGGAACAGGAAAGGTTCTAACAGCACTTGCAACTTTTAGGACTTTGCAAAATCCCATTTTTGCTATTCCAAAGACAATCTCAATGTTAGTTCAGACCAAAGTTTCTCTTGATAGAATATCATCATTTCTCTGCCTTGAGGATTTGCAACCAAATGTTGTAGAGAAGCTCCCTCGATGTAGCTCAGAGGTAGCTATTGAAGTTAGCAATGGTAATTTCATGTGGGATCCCTCCTCTAAAACTCCTACTCTGAAAGATCTAAATTTCCAAGTTTTGAAAGGAACGAGGGTTGCTGTTTGTGGAACTGTTGGTTCTGGTAAATCAAGCTTGCTGTCATGCATTCTTGGTGAAGTCACAAGAATTTCTGGAACTGTCAAGTTATGTGGTACAACAGCTTATGTCTCTCAGTCACCCTGGATTCAAAGTGGTAGCATTCGAGACAATATAATTTTTGGAAAGGAAATGGACATAGACAAATATGACAGAGTCCTAGAAGCTTGTTCTTTGAAGAAGGATTTGGAGATCATGCCTAATGGTGACCAGACAGTTATAGGAGAAAGAGGCATAAATCTTAGCGGAGGACAAAAGCAACACGTACAAATTGCCCGTGCAATATACCATGATGCTGACATTTATATGTTTGATGATCCATTCAGTGCTGTTGATGCCCACACAGGATCTCATCTCTTTAAG gaatgtttgcttggatttttatctTCAAAGACAATGGTCTATGTCACACACCAGGTGGAGTTTTTACCTTCAGCTGACCTTATCCTG GTCATAAGAGATGGAAGGATTGTACAAGCAGGCAAGTACAATGAGATAATTAACTCAGGAACAGAGTTCATGGAACTGGTTGGTTCTCATATAGATGCTTTGGCTGCACATAACATGATAAAACATACTTCTAACACTTCAAGTGACACTATTCAAGGTGGTCCTTCTGCCTCAAAGTCTAGTGTACCAGTTCCTCAACAAGCAGAATCGAAGGATCCAGAGAATGGTCCATCAGATGAAGTTAGGCCGAGGGGTCAgcttgttcaagaagaagagagggagaaagGCAAAGTGGGGTTTCTGATATATTGGAGGTATATTACAATGACATATAAAGGGGCACTTGTTCTGTTAATATTATTTTGTCAAATTCTTTTTCAAGTCCTTCAGATATGTAGCAATTATTGGATGGCTTTGGAGTCTCCTCTGTCAGATGACTTGGAACCTCCTGTAAGTGGCTCAATGCTTATATCTGTATATGTAGCATTGGCTGTTGGGAGCTCTGCTTGTATCCTAATAAGAACCCTCCTTCTTATAATTGCTGGATACAAGACTGCAACAATGCTATTTAAtaagatgcatgcatgcatttttCGTGCACCCATGTCATTCTTTGATTCCACCCCCACTGGGCGTATTTTTAATAGA GCTTCAACTGATCAACGTGGAGTAGATACATACATTCCATTCCAAATTGGATCATTTGCATTCTCAATTATAAATCTTCTGGGGATTATTTTAGTCATGTCACAAGTCGCATGGCCAGTTTTGATCATCTTTATTCCTGTTGTTGCGACTTGTATTTGGTATCAG GTTCGTTCTGGCCTCAACATGCCTTTTATTTTAAGGGGTCTCACTTGCACTCTTCCTGGAGGTAAAAAGATTGGAATTGTTGGAAGAACTGGAAGTGGCAAGTCCACCCTTGTACAGACAATATTTCGTATTATTGATCCTACTGTTGGTCATATATTCATCGATGGCATTGACATTTCAACAATTGGGCTACATGACCTGAGATCCAGATTAAGCATTATCCCGCAAGATCCAATTATGTTCGAGGGAACTGTGCGTAACAACCTAGATCCACTTGAAGAATATACAGATGAGCAGATATGGGAG GCACTGGATTGCTGTCAACTTGGAGAAGAGATTAGAAATAAGGAATTGAAGCTCGACTCTGAAG TAACTGAAAATGGTGAGAATTGGAGTGTAGGCCAGCGCCAGCTTGTCTGTTTAGGCAGGGTAATCTTGAGAAAAAGCAAGATACTTGTTCTGGATGAAGCAACTGCCTCAGTAGATACTACTACTGATATCATAATTCAGAAAACCCTAAGACAGCAGTTCTCGGAATCAACAGTTATAACGGTAGCTCATCGGATAACTTCTGTAATTGACAGTGATATTGTCATATTACTTGATAATG GAGTAATTGTTGAAATTGACAGTCCAACAACATTGTTAGAGACCAAGTCATCCTTGTTTGCCAAGCTTGTCTCTGAATACACTAcaag ATTCTATGATGCATCTCGACAATGA
- the LOC135612762 gene encoding ABC transporter C family member 3-like isoform X5 — protein sequence MVHIRLRASLVSVIYQKGLTLSSRSRQCRTSGEIINYINIDAPRVSSFSYHMLHLSSVPVNVILALLILYPQTGLASLIGLAATFIVMLINVPIAKLEQNYTEKIMESKDRRMKATTEILRNMRILKLQAWEMKFLSKIMELRKNEISWLWKIAYVSAAAIFLVSCSSIFVAVVAFGACILLRIPLGTGKVLTALATFRTLQNPIFAIPKTISMLVQTKVSLDRISSFLCLEDLQPNVVEKLPRCSSEVAIEVSNGNFMWDPSSKTPTLKDLNFQVLKGTRVAVCGTVGSGKSSLLSCILGEVTRISGTVKLCGTTAYVSQSPWIQSGSIRDNIIFGKEMDIDKYDRVLEACSLKKDLEIMPNGDQTVIGERGINLSGGQKQHVQIARAIYHDADIYMFDDPFSAVDAHTGSHLFKECLLGFLSSKTMVYVTHQVEFLPSADLILVIRDGRIVQAGKYNEIINSGTEFMELVGSHIDALAAHNMIKHTSNTSSDTIQGGPSASKSSVPVPQQAESKDPENGPSDEVRPRGQLVQEEEREKGKVGFLIYWRYITMTYKGALVLLILFCQILFQVLQICSNYWMALESPLSDDLEPPVSGSMLISVYVALAVGSSACILIRTLLLIIAGYKTATMLFNKMHACIFRAPMSFFDSTPTGRIFNRASTDQRGVDTYIPFQIGSFAFSIINLLGIILVMSQVAWPVLIIFIPVVATCIWYQVRSGLNMPFILRGLTCTLPGGKKIGIVGRTGSGKSTLVQTIFRIIDPTVGHIFIDGIDISTIGLHDLRSRLSIIPQDPIMFEGTVRNNLDPLEEYTDEQIWEALDCCQLGEEIRNKELKLDSEVTENGENWSVGQRQLVCLGRVILRKSKILVLDEATASVDTTTDIIIQKTLRQQFSESTVITVAHRITSVIDSDIVILLDNGVIVEIDSPTTLLETKSSLFAKLVSEYTTRFYDASRQ from the exons GTTCATATCAGACTCAGGGCCTCCCTTGTTTCTGTGATCTACCAAAAGGGTCTTACTCTATCTAGTCGCTCAAGACAATGTCGAACCAGTGGAGAAATCATAAATTACATTAATATTGATGCTCCAAGGGTTAGTTCTTTCAGTTACCACATGCTTCATCTATCATCTGTCCCAGTAAATGTTATTCTGGCCTTGTTAATCTTATATCCTCAAACGGGGCTTGCTTCACTAATCGGCTTAGCGGCCACCTTTATTGTAATGTTGATTAATGTTCCCATAGCCAAGCTAGAACAGAATTACACAGAAAAGATTATGGAGTCTAAAGATCGTAGAATGAAGGCTACAACAGAGATCTTGAGGAATATGAGAATTCTCAAGCTTCAAGCTTGGGAAATGaagttcttatccaaaataatggaATTGAGGAAAAATGAGATAAGTTGGTTGTGGAAGATTGCTTATGTATCAGCTGCTGCAATTTTTCTCGTCTCCTGTTCATCAATTTTTGTAGCAGTAGTTGCCTTTGGAGCTTGCATACTTTTGAGGATACCATTGGGAACAGGAAAGGTTCTAACAGCACTTGCAACTTTTAGGACTTTGCAAAATCCCATTTTTGCTATTCCAAAGACAATCTCAATGTTAGTTCAGACCAAAGTTTCTCTTGATAGAATATCATCATTTCTCTGCCTTGAGGATTTGCAACCAAATGTTGTAGAGAAGCTCCCTCGATGTAGCTCAGAGGTAGCTATTGAAGTTAGCAATGGTAATTTCATGTGGGATCCCTCCTCTAAAACTCCTACTCTGAAAGATCTAAATTTCCAAGTTTTGAAAGGAACGAGGGTTGCTGTTTGTGGAACTGTTGGTTCTGGTAAATCAAGCTTGCTGTCATGCATTCTTGGTGAAGTCACAAGAATTTCTGGAACTGTCAAGTTATGTGGTACAACAGCTTATGTCTCTCAGTCACCCTGGATTCAAAGTGGTAGCATTCGAGACAATATAATTTTTGGAAAGGAAATGGACATAGACAAATATGACAGAGTCCTAGAAGCTTGTTCTTTGAAGAAGGATTTGGAGATCATGCCTAATGGTGACCAGACAGTTATAGGAGAAAGAGGCATAAATCTTAGCGGAGGACAAAAGCAACACGTACAAATTGCCCGTGCAATATACCATGATGCTGACATTTATATGTTTGATGATCCATTCAGTGCTGTTGATGCCCACACAGGATCTCATCTCTTTAAG gaatgtttgcttggatttttatctTCAAAGACAATGGTCTATGTCACACACCAGGTGGAGTTTTTACCTTCAGCTGACCTTATCCTG GTCATAAGAGATGGAAGGATTGTACAAGCAGGCAAGTACAATGAGATAATTAACTCAGGAACAGAGTTCATGGAACTGGTTGGTTCTCATATAGATGCTTTGGCTGCACATAACATGATAAAACATACTTCTAACACTTCAAGTGACACTATTCAAGGTGGTCCTTCTGCCTCAAAGTCTAGTGTACCAGTTCCTCAACAAGCAGAATCGAAGGATCCAGAGAATGGTCCATCAGATGAAGTTAGGCCGAGGGGTCAgcttgttcaagaagaagagagggagaaagGCAAAGTGGGGTTTCTGATATATTGGAGGTATATTACAATGACATATAAAGGGGCACTTGTTCTGTTAATATTATTTTGTCAAATTCTTTTTCAAGTCCTTCAGATATGTAGCAATTATTGGATGGCTTTGGAGTCTCCTCTGTCAGATGACTTGGAACCTCCTGTAAGTGGCTCAATGCTTATATCTGTATATGTAGCATTGGCTGTTGGGAGCTCTGCTTGTATCCTAATAAGAACCCTCCTTCTTATAATTGCTGGATACAAGACTGCAACAATGCTATTTAAtaagatgcatgcatgcatttttCGTGCACCCATGTCATTCTTTGATTCCACCCCCACTGGGCGTATTTTTAATAGA GCTTCAACTGATCAACGTGGAGTAGATACATACATTCCATTCCAAATTGGATCATTTGCATTCTCAATTATAAATCTTCTGGGGATTATTTTAGTCATGTCACAAGTCGCATGGCCAGTTTTGATCATCTTTATTCCTGTTGTTGCGACTTGTATTTGGTATCAG GTTCGTTCTGGCCTCAACATGCCTTTTATTTTAAGGGGTCTCACTTGCACTCTTCCTGGAGGTAAAAAGATTGGAATTGTTGGAAGAACTGGAAGTGGCAAGTCCACCCTTGTACAGACAATATTTCGTATTATTGATCCTACTGTTGGTCATATATTCATCGATGGCATTGACATTTCAACAATTGGGCTACATGACCTGAGATCCAGATTAAGCATTATCCCGCAAGATCCAATTATGTTCGAGGGAACTGTGCGTAACAACCTAGATCCACTTGAAGAATATACAGATGAGCAGATATGGGAG GCACTGGATTGCTGTCAACTTGGAGAAGAGATTAGAAATAAGGAATTGAAGCTCGACTCTGAAG TAACTGAAAATGGTGAGAATTGGAGTGTAGGCCAGCGCCAGCTTGTCTGTTTAGGCAGGGTAATCTTGAGAAAAAGCAAGATACTTGTTCTGGATGAAGCAACTGCCTCAGTAGATACTACTACTGATATCATAATTCAGAAAACCCTAAGACAGCAGTTCTCGGAATCAACAGTTATAACGGTAGCTCATCGGATAACTTCTGTAATTGACAGTGATATTGTCATATTACTTGATAATG GAGTAATTGTTGAAATTGACAGTCCAACAACATTGTTAGAGACCAAGTCATCCTTGTTTGCCAAGCTTGTCTCTGAATACACTAcaag ATTCTATGATGCATCTCGACAATGA